The genomic window TTTAGTCAAAAACCTTTGCTACTTTTAAGTATTATTCTGACTACGTTTTTAGTTCGCACAACTTGGACAATTTCTTGTTGGTTAGTAGCACAAGCTTTAGATTTAAACATCCCTTTATTTGTTTTAATGGCTTTATTTGCAGTTGTTGATTTAGCTAGAATGCTTCCAATTTCGCCACCTAATGGAATTGGAGTACGTGAATATTTGCTGGTTTTGCTACTTAGTCCCTTAGGGATATCTAACACACAAGCAGCATTATTTTCTTTTTTAGCTTATAGCTTATTGATGGTAAATGGTTTAATAGGAGGGCTAGTTTATACTAGCCAAGCAATGTTAGAAAAAGAATGAGAAATGATTATGGCTTGGTAGCAAGTGCCAAGCCATATCTTTTAGGTAATTTTTTGTTAAATTCCTTATATCAAATAAGTTGTTCTTGTTGTTGCGATTGAAAGCTTTGTATAAAAGATAATAATGGCCCAGCCATAAAAGTTGTAATTAATGCCATTAGTACCATCATAGTAAAAATTTCTGCCGAAAGTATGCCTAAATCATAACCTACATTAAGCACCACTAATTCTACTAAGCCTCGTGTATTCATTAAAGTACCAAGAGCAAAAGATTCTTTCCAGCTTAGTCCTGTAAAACGTGCTGCTATAGCACTTCCAAACAATTTACCTACAACAGCTACTGTAATTATAAGCAAGCATATTAACCAACCATTTATATTATTTAAAGAGCCTATTTCAGTACGTAAACCAGTAAAGGCAAAGAAAAGGGGTA from Blastocatellia bacterium includes these protein-coding regions:
- a CDS encoding flippase-like domain-containing protein produces the protein MLLLSIILTTFLVRTTWTISCWLVAQALDLNIPLFVLMALFAVVDLARMLPISPPNGIGVREYLLVLLLSPLGISNTQAALFSFLAYSLLMVNGLIGGLVYTSQAMLEKE